GATCCCGTTGCCGGTGCCGAGACCACCGTCGGCGGTGACCACCACCAGCCCGCCGTTGACCACGGCGATCAGCCCCGCCACCAGGGCCGCAATGGCCCCCCTTCCCCCGATGCCGTTGCCGATTCGACCAGCGGAGCGGGTTAGAGCCATCCCGCCGAGGACCACACCGCCCAGCGCCAGCAGCGCGGCTGTGGTGGCCCAGGCTCGCTCGGGGGTCAGGCCGGAAACACTGGCGGCGACCGGCTGCACCGGGACGTGCGCGGCCGCCGGTGTGGCGAGCAGGTAAAGGACGGACATGACGTGCTCCTTCTCATACAACGACTACGACGACTGGACGTCGCCTGATCATGTCCGCTGGACCCACCGCCGGTCGTCCCGCAGGCGCAGGAACTTCGCGCTGCCGCCGATGGCACACCCGGCTGCTGCAGGCGCGGCAGGTGCCGGGCGGGTACTGCGTGCGTGGTAGTCGGCCGCTCGTCCGCGAGCGGGACGACCCCGCGGGGGCATCCGGCTAGGGTGCGCGCATGAGCAAAGGACGCTTCGGTGTTCCGGCCGGTGTCAGAGACTGGGTAATCGCCGTCGGTGTGGCGGCGGCGCTGCTGGTTACCGGCCTGTCCGGGCAGCACTCCGCCACCAACCTCGGCCTGCTCGGCTACGCGTTGCTGGTGGCCGGCGGCCTGGCGCTGGCCGCGCGCCGCAGGGCTCCGGTGCCCGTCCTGGCTGTCACCGGGCTGTGTGCGGTGGGGTACCAGGCAGCCGATTTCAATGTGCCTGCCGTCGCGTATCTGTTCGCGGTGTACGCCGC
This portion of the Streptomyces mirabilis genome encodes:
- a CDS encoding DUF6223 family protein; translation: MSVLYLLATPAAAHVPVQPVAASVSGLTPERAWATTAALLALGGVVLGGMALTRSAGRIGNGIGGRGAIAALVAGLIAVVNGGLVVVTADGGLGTGNGIAGGYVALVLGLIAVVLGGLARTRSRRAG